The window TAGTAGCATTTGTTCTAGGAAGGGCCATTCAATTTTGTCATATGCTTTGCTGTGGTTAAGTTTTAGAGCCATGGAAACCACCCTTTGCATATGGATTTTTTCATATGGGATAGGAGTTCATGGGCAATGTAAATATTTTTGGATATGGAGCGGCCCGAGACAAAGGCACTCAAGGATTGGTCCACGATGGAATCTAATAAGGGTTTCAGTCGGTTAGCTAGGTACTGTGCAATGATCTTATAGAAGAATGACCATAAGCTGATGGGACTGAGGTCCCCCATCTCTGATGGGTCTTGCCATTTAGGGATTAGAGTTAGGACCTCCTTGGAATGCCATCCAGACCCAGGGCCTTGTACCCACCAATTTGGAAAACCGCAGTTTTAATTTTAGGTTCCAAGAAGGGGGCATGGAAATGGGTATTCGTATCTGCTCCTATCACTGAGTTAATGGGGGCCAGAAATTCATTAATATTTGGGGGGTGGGAGTATGTGAATAAAGAGCAAAAATAGGACCTGATGTGGGAATGTAGCTCCGCCTCCTCTGTAATTCATTGTCTAGTAGATCCTTTTAGTGTAGTGATGCGGTTGGTATGGCGACGAACGGCCGTTGAGGTATGAAAGAAGGATGTGTTGCGATCCTTCGCCTTTAGCCATTGTATCCTTGATCTCTGCTCCCAATATTTCTCCTCGTAGTGCATTAATTTTCCCAATTGTTGATGCAACTCAAGGTCCTGGGCTTGTGACTGGTCCGAGGGCAGCATAGATTGGATAGCCTCGAGATCGCATTTTAATTTGGAGATTTCCACCTGTGCATTGCCATAAGTTCATTTCGGCCAGACTCTAAGTTTTGAGTTGCAGGCTTTAAGCTTATGTTGAAGCTTGTAAGAGGGGGAACCTGCAACCTCCGTTTGCCATCCATTTTCTACCTGGGTTCGGAGCTCCTTGTGACCTTCCCATTTAGATTTAAACCGAAATCTATGGTTGCGATGTTTTTGTAATGACCAAGAGATGGACATTGGAGTGTGGTCGGATCTTACCATCGCATGTCAATGGATTTTGACATCGGGGCAGAGGAGGAGAAATTCCCCATTGCAAAAACATTTGTCTATACTTTCCATGATCAAATCCGTTCCCTTTCGCTTATTAGACCAAGAGTATTGGGGTCTAGAGAAACTGAGTTCCTTGAGATAGCAGTTGTCAATGGTTGTTTGAAAGGCAAGTAACTGTGGGGTTCTCTCTAGGCATCCGCCATACTTTTCGTTATCCGATAGGACCTCGTTGAAATCCCCGACAACCAACCAAGGGCAGCTTATGGTGCGGCCCAGCTACGTCAGGTCCTCTCAAAACTTTTTTTGATGGTCGGCTTGAGGGGGGCTGTAAATTAGAGACAACCTGAGACCTGCAGGAAAGGAAGGTTCATTAGATATTAGAAGATCGATCATGTTTGTTGTGGCAGagagaaagatgatggagaGGGTTGGGTTCCAGAAAAGTGCAATCCCACTGGAACGTCCCTGTGGTTCAAGAATGAAAGAATCCAAGAAACCCAATTTGGATTGaacttttttcatatatattgcAGATTGCTTGGTCTCCATGAGGAAGACCAAACACGGCTGGGGTGATCTGTAGACCTATTGGAGATAGCGAATCATCAGGGGTCGGCCGCTCCCTTGGCAATTCTAGCAAAGAATGTTCATGACTCCCGTTGGGGTTGATCAAGGGCAGCCTCTCGAACCCTACTAGTGTTCTGAATGGTCGAAGTGCTCTCAAGTGGGATATTTCCTATATAACCCCTTGTATGGTTACGAGCATTAGACTTCATCCTAGTGCGTGGTGGGTGCCAAGTGAGAAGGCCAGTGACTGAGGGTGCTTCCCCTGGGGAAGAGACGCAAAGCTTCTTGAATTGGGATAAAAGGGGGGTCGGATAGGGGTTGCGTCTCTTGTGCCCTGTAATTTGATTCGCGGTTTCTGCCTCATTTGCTAGCTCTTCAATTACTATAGATGGTGATTTTGTTGACATAATGCTGGGTTTGGACATCAAGATGATAATTTTTGATGCTTTTGTCATGACACCAGGTATGGTTCATGGGTTCGTGGTGATGGTGGTGTGACTTGGGTACAGAGGTTGGTGGTGCGGCGGTTGGTGTCAATATTTGTGATGGGGCTAGTGGTGGATGGTGGTGTGACTTGGGTACAGAGGTTAGTGGTGGGGCGGTTGGTGTCAATATTGTGATGGGTGAGGGTGGTAGGGTGTACTAGTTGGGAGGTGGAAGAGTGGTGTGGACCAGAATCCGGGTGATCCTTATGCCTAATCGATGGAATTAGAGGTGGAGCGTGGTGCGGTAAATTGTTGCATCCGATTGGTTTGGATTTGGCCCATAAACAATGGGTGGTAATCCGATGTTAGCTAGGGCTGACATGTTAGGGTACAGTTGAGGGTCCCCAGAAGGTGGTGAGTGAAAGTCGACCGGGGGTGGCACCATCGTTTGATATAGACATTTCAGGCCGCAAAAGGAAGCTCTCGGTTAAGAGAGTCATTGGGCTTATTATTGCTGATGGAGTCTTCTGGGTGAGTCAACAGGTTAACCAATCTGATTAGTTGTGGGTGAAAATGATGCATGTCCTTGCTCGACAACGGGTGAGGTTTTGGATCAGAGAAGGTGATGGCACCTTGTTCAATCAAAATGGCCTTTGCCAGGAGCCTCATCTGAGTCGCCGTCGGGGGCCTATTCCCTGGACTGTCCAAGATGAGCCAATTGCCAAAGAGGGCTTCGAAGTAGGTACAACTTGATTTTGCTACAAGAGGGGGAAAGGTTGGGGCCCCTgatgaataaaaaatctatttcaGTTTGCAGACTCTTAAGTCATGTCCGACAATGCCACAGAAGAAGCAGAACGATGGGAGTTTTACGAAAGAGGGTTAGATCCACTGATGACCGACTCCAGGTCTATTGATTTTCCAATCTTCTTTACGATTTGCTCAACGACTTCATTGGTGTAGAGATGGAGTGGTAGGTTATAGACATGGACCCAAATGTCAAACTCAGAGAAATTGAGATTTAGGGGGTCAATGTCTTCTTGTCATTGTTTGAACACTATGAGATTGTTTTTGATGAGCCACAGGCTGCACGAGAGAGCTAAGTGGACTTCAGCTTCATGTGATACTTGGATGAGGAAGATATGGTTGTCGATTTGGCAGACTTTCGGGATCTCGTTTGAGGTTCCATGCAGAGGCGAGGGCTTTGTATACATTGAGGGTGGAGATTTGTCTCGTGAAGAAAATTTTTCCGACAAGGACTAGCCTCCAGTTAAAGGGAGATGATTTGAGAGAGCTGACGTTTATTTCTAGGTCGGGCAGATCTAGAGGTGGGTTTTGTTCATGTGGGGTCGGAGCTATAGATAGGTTGGGGAAATCCATTGAGTAATCATCTAAGCAGGAATCCCGACCGGTGTCGTCCATTACCTGTAATAGAAAAATGACAAAGGGGAAAACAAGAACTGCAATAATAAAAgtaaggggggggggaggaagttTGGAAGAGAGGAGGGAAAACTTAATAATAGAaggaagggagggagggggaaaGGCCATTTGGACCAAAGCTCCGATGAGGGGAGAAATGCTACTACCGGCGTTAACCAAGCCCCTCACGGGTATGGAGAACCTCTAAAATTTCACCCATTAGGTGCAGAGAGGAGACCAAATCCTGGAATAGCAGCAGGAAGAGAGCCGTGCTATCGTCAAAACCCTAATGGAGGGAGGAGAAAATCCTTACAGAGAAGGGAAGCGTATGACCTAGTTCTCTGTAtttgtattggtattggtattggtattggtctcTATCGATATTGATCTAAGAATCGGATCGGTATGGGAGAGGATCAGTCAGTATTGGTCACTTTTACCCTTTGGTTTTCAGAAAagtacgattttttttttacttttttacccttgaaatgCTACGAGTGATCGATCGGGATCGGTCAAGGATTGGAGATCGGTTTCAGCCAATATCTATAGGATAAGGCTGATATGGCCGATATGGTACCGGTACTTGAAACCATGGCAGGAAGAGAGGTGAGGAGTGATGATAGAAATTTGACTTGTTTCATCTTCAGCTTTCAGTGAAGGAAAACTATCCATAACTAATTGTGGAatctaattaatttaaaaaataataattgggTGGCCCTATGCTTTAGCAAGGCCAATGAGGGGGTACATGTGGACATAAATAAGgggtgaaaattttgaattttataggGATGGGTGAGTATCATTTTTCTACCCTCTGGTGGAGGTTCCACATGGCTAAGAATCCATTCCTCTTAACTAATTAAAATTGACTAATGCAAAAGACCCCAACTTGGTTTGATAGTCTTGCACCAGTGTGGGGACTAATGAGAGATTAGATATTGTTTCatcttattttaaataaaaaccgaTCTATGATGTtagcaataaaattagggtggGCGTGGATTATCCAAATCTACCAATTTGGGGAATGCAAAAAAGcgtgagcattttttttttatttttaatttttaattttgtgCTTAATTTGTCTCATATTAAGCtagtcaacttttttttttctttggaaaattAAGTAGCTAATCAACCTATTCGAACCCCGTTGTTTAGCACAAAATCACATTGTTCTATGGTCCATATAAATAGTGAGTACTACTGAtaatataatggaaaaaaaaaatctataaactGGTGGTGAAGGTTACACTAGCAGTCCTTCTCTAGCTATCGCTCTCCTCGTCTATGGAGTACATTcgctttctcttattttctatgAATGAACCCCATCGTGAATTAAGGGAGTAAATTTAGGATTATAATCGGGAATCGTCCTAGAATCGTTCTTTTAAAACTTGGTACCTATTCAGCCAATTAATAAACGGAATGGTACTTGATGCCGAAAAATTTGACTGGACTATCTCTCCTGCAGTTCATGGAGCTTTGgctgacctgcacagaagaaatgacaaggagagccgggctgacccgacgggggactctccgatgcctaagttagacctttccacaacagatgctcaagagagctttacagtatgagaagtgagtaatccctcctttgtgatggaggcttacgttggtatttataggctgctcatGGAGGgtaagtgggagacgattgtgaagagtcctacttaggcgtggagtcctcaaggagaGTGGCTCCGTGATTCCAGGAATATTcctggaatattcccctcttaactaggTGTGAtcaaccgtgtgacgtcatgatgacgtgtagtggatagactCCTGACCTCCGGAATAgactacgttccttgaatgtagagGTGGACGGAAACACATTTCtggaatccttgttgttgacgtcgggccaaggtggcagctcggccagatgaggccgaggtggagaacggcctgattggtgccgaggtgcagcacgtcATGATTGAAGCCGAGGttgagcacggcctgattggtgccgaggtggagcacgacatGATTGAGGCTGGGgtggagcacagcctgatggaggctgacatggagcacgacctgatggaggtcgacgtggagcacggcctgattggtgtcgaggtgcagcacggtaagattgaggccgaggtggagcacgacctgatgtaTGCCGacgtggagcacgacctgatggagaccgaggcagtagcacggcctaatggatgcTGAGGTAGTAGCGCGGCATATTGGAGGctgaggcagtagcacggcctgatggaggccgaggtggagcacgacctgattggtgccgaggtgcagcacgacATGATTGGGGCCGAGGCGAAGCACGACCTGATTGGTGCCAAGgtgtagcacggcatgattgaggccgaggtggagcatagCCTAATTGGTGCCGAGGTACAGCACGACATGATTGGTGCCGAGGTGTAGCATGGCaagattgaggccgaggtggagcacggcctaatggaggccgacGTGGAGCATGGCCTAATTGGTGCCGAGGTGCAACACAgtatgattgaggccgaggttgAGCATGGCctgattggtgccgaggtggagcacgacatgattgaggccggggtggagcacgacctgatggaggccgacgtggagcacggcctgatggagaccaaggcagtagcacggcctaatggatgccgaggcCGTAGCACGGCAtattggaggccgaggcagtagcacggcctgatggaggccgaggtgagcacggcctgttgaatgccgaggcaatagcacAACATGATtggggccgaggtggagcacgacctgattggtgccgaggtgCAGCACAGCATGATAAAGGCCGAGGTGGGTCATGCTTTAGCCGTGCtaaggaaagtgacatattttgcctcatcaccagccccccacTCTAGCAGTTCGAGTCGgcctgctagagcatttaatctGATTCGAGATGCACCGCCTCACTTTCTCAGCCGAGGCTGTTCAACAGTTCGAGGACATGGCTATCGCTTGTTCGCGGGCAATGGAAGCAAAGCGCTTTTATGGGGGTCGAGAAGAAATGGCCCTAGGCGGCTGATCCCTTACCCTAACAAGGAGTTGTTGGATGACGTTAAACATCCGTTTAGGGGCGGCTCAGACGATGTCATCTTGTTACTTCAGGATAAGATGCTCGGCTATAATCCGACGGACTATGAGCGGCTACTCTGGTACAGCCCTGCGGCTCAATCGGTGTTGGTGAAGAAGTGATCTGACCCGATGGATTTTCTTGTGCTGAGCTAGGCTCGTGGATTAGCCCCCCGGAGATTAGCCTCATATATATAGATCcatatttatgtagatgtctccctcGGTAAAATGTATTTTGAGCGCTCGTAAATTCACCCCCGAGCTCGGTCTAGTTGCTGCCGAGCTAGATCGctgtctttgtgcctcattggtttaGGTCTTTGAGGCACCAGACTAGGGTCAGGTCCTGcggtgccgagcttgggctcggtcttatttgctgccgagctggggcccggtctttgtgcctcattggttaaggtctttgggtcgccagactagggcctggtcttgtggtgccgagctagagcccggtctttgtgcctcattggttaaggtctttgagttgccagactagggtctggtgtTGTGGCGTCGAGCTAAAGCTCGATCTTATttgctgccgagctggggcccggtctttgtgcctcattggttaaggtctttgggtcgccagactagggcctggtcttgtggtgccgagctagagcccggtctttgtgcctcattggttaaggtctttgagtcgccagactagggtctggtcttgtggcgccgagctagagctcggtcttagtattgccgagctagggcccggtctttgtgcctcattggttaaggtctttgagttgccagactaggtctggtcttgtggtgccgagctaaaGCCTGGTccttgtgcctcattggttaaggtctttgagtcgccagactagggtctggtcttgtggcgCCGAGCTAAAGCTTGGGCTTAGatgtgccgagctagagctcggaCTTCGAATTGCCGAGCGAAGGCCCATTCTTAGAAGAGTCAAATATTTGCGAGAAGCTTcgtagtatattgatgtgtggcatGCACTTGGGACATAcacattgcttcaaaatagaaactattctGCTAATCTATTCTGCTCCttgataaaaattaaataactgcTAAGTAAAATCCCTGAATgtgatttcaatgcaatctactgaaGAAATGCAATCTACTGAAGAAAATTGTctactggaatttttttttgagattttcaacgttccatgcccttggtatagcTGTGCCCCCCTGAGTCTGCAAATGGTATGTGCCAGGGCgtaccactttggagactatgtaagggccttCCCAGTTCGCGCTGAGCTTTccttcacttcttgggtccGCCGCTGCTGCTTTCCTCAGCACCAAGTCCCCAACTACGAATCCCCGTGGCTTGACCCTCTTGTTGTGGTATTGCTGGACTTTctgcttgtaggtttcatttcgaATAAGTGCTTCTTCCCGAACTTCGTCTATGAAATCAGCATTTACTTGGAGCCCGGCTTCGTTCTGTGAGGCTTCAAACACTGCTGATCGAAACGAGGCTTGGGTTACCTCCACAGGGGTTAACGCTTCAGTTTCGTATGTTAGTCGGAACGGTGTCTCTCCTGTGGGTGTCCGAGCTGAAGTGCGATAAGCCCAGAGTACACTGAGTAGCTGATCTGCccaattcttcttctcccagtcCAGCCTCTTCTCTATTCCATCTATAAGTGTGTGGTTGGCCTTTTCCGCCTGACCATTCGACTGCGGGTGTGCTATAGCGGTGTTTCGAAAATCAATATTGAAGTTGCTGCAGAAGTGCCTGAATTTTCGATTGTCGAATTGTCGACCATTATCCGTGACCAGCACCTTTGGAACACCATAGCGGAATATGACGTCGTCCCTAACGAACTTCTCTACTGcctgctctgtgattctggCCAGGGGACgtgcttccacccatttagtgaagtagtcaatagcaacaatcaagaattgaacacccccttttcccttcttgAACTGTCCTAGAATATCCACTCCCCACATTGTGAACGGGATCGGGCAGATCACTGAACTGAGTTCTGTAGCCGGGACGTGAGGTATTGGGGCATGTAcctgacacttgaagcactgctGTACGAACTTCATTGCGTCTCTTTGCATGtttggccagtagaatccttggcgTAGTACCTTGTAGGCCAGTGCTCTACCCCCGATGTGTCCCCCACAAATCCCCTCATGGACTTCACGAAGTGTCTCCTCAGCTCGGCTCGGGGGCAGGCACTTCAGCAGGGGCCAGGATATCGCCCTTTTGTAAAGTACTCCACCATGAAGGGTGTATTTGGCTGCTCTCCTTTTGACTGCCCTTGCTTCTGCTTGATCTCCCGGGAGATGCCCGTCACGTAAATAGACCAcgatgggatccatccagctcggctcggcccTTTGAGTAATGCTGCACAGCAATTCTTGTTCATAGCTTGGTTGGtctagcacttcaaaatatacAAAGCTTGCGCAGTCAGCGAAGTCTGCTGTAGCTattttggagagggcatctgccaAAGCATTTTCTTGCCGCGGGATCTGTACCATCGCGAACGTGCCAAAGCTGCTCACCAGACGACGTACTTCCTTCAAATACATggccattctttcttctttggcctcgtattggccattgacttggttcacgATTAATTGGGAGTCACTATGAGCGACCAGGTCGTCTGTCATCACCGCCTTTGCCAGTTTGATTCCTGCGATCAGCGCTTCatactctgcttcattgtttgTTGTGGGAAATGCAAACCTAAGGGCATAATGTATCGTGAACTCTTCAGGGCTTTTCAGCACAAGCCCAGCGCCGCTTCGTGCTgtggtgctggatccatcaacaaagagcacCCATTTTCTGTTCGGCTCGGCCTCAGGATCTCCCGCTTCTTCGGCTTGGGTACATTCTACCAAAAAGTTAGCCAGCGCTTGGCCCTTCATCGCGCTTCTTGGTCGGAATTCAATATTGTGCTCACTCAACTTGAcaacccaacttaccatacgTTCCGCTACGCTGGGGCTGTGAAGTGACTTTCTCAGTGGTTGATCAATTAGTATAGCAATGGCgtgtgcttggaagtagggcctcagctttctggATGTCACGACCAGTGCCAGTGTATGCTTCTCAATCTTCCGGTACCTTGTCTC is drawn from Macadamia integrifolia cultivar HAES 741 unplaced genomic scaffold, SCU_Mint_v3 scaffold1866, whole genome shotgun sequence and contains these coding sequences:
- the LOC122065051 gene encoding uncharacterized protein LOC122065051 codes for the protein MFQNQIGRNMEVYVDDMLVKSNKGTDHVLDLKEAFGVLRKNQMRLNPTKCAFGVTSGKFLGFLVSQRGIEANPSKIEAIHEMRAPRNIREVQKLAGCLAALSRFLSQAGDRCLPFFKLLKGGKGQQQFRWIEECEAAFEEIKACLARPPLLSRPEPGEELQLYLATSAVAVSAVLVREEAKTQRPIYYVSHVLLEAETRYRKIEKHTLALVVTSRKLRPYFQAHAIAILIDQPLRKSLHSPSVAERMVSWVVKLSEHNIEFRPRSAMKGQALANFLVECTQAEEAGDPEAEPNRKWVLFVDGSSTTARSGAGLVLKSPEEFTIHYALRFAFPTTNNEAEYEALIAGIKLAKAVMTDDLVAHSDSQLIVNQVNGQYEAKEERMAMYLKEVRRLVSSFGTFAMVQIPRQENALADALSKIATADFADCASFVYFEVLDQPSYEQELLCSITQRAEPSWMDPIVVYLRDGHLPGDQAEARAVKRRAAKYTLHGGVLYKRAISWPLLKCLPPSRAEETLREVHEGICGGHIGGRALAYKVLRQGFYWPNMQRDAMKFVQQCFKCQAVEKFVRDDVIFRYGVPKVLVTDNGRQFDNRKFRHFCSNFNIDFRNTAIAHPQSNGQAEKANHTLIDGIEKRLDWEKKNWADQLLSVLWAYRTSARTPTGETPFRLTYETEALTPVEVTQASFRSAVFEASQNEAGLQVNADFIDEVREEALIRNETYKQKVQQYHNKRVKPRGFVVGDLVLRKAAAADPRSEGKLSANWEGPYIVSKVGFYLAVI